The following proteins are encoded in a genomic region of Arachis ipaensis cultivar K30076 chromosome B02, Araip1.1, whole genome shotgun sequence:
- the LOC107626632 gene encoding uncharacterized protein LOC107626632: protein MVKQSTQLKELKTQTQKPQFKELEIEVERQISAIRVVRDVDIERLLMELRLVRSCFSEEQLRKPMLQVFEETLPNLSIVKDEGNGKFDVKWKEGGSKMSTTCGGVGRDLHASLFQRLSIAFPSECPSSVPQFGGFEYSSNTGRTGFLSDACSTSLEVENNQREKPSMKED from the exons ATGGTCAAACAGTCAACTCAATTGAAGGAACTTAAAACCCAAACGCAGAAACCTCAATTCAAGGAGCTTGAAATCGAAG TGGAGCGTCAAATCAGTGCAATTAGGGTGGTTCGTGATGTTGACATCGAACGATTGTTGATGGAACTTCGTTTGGTTCGGTCGTGTTTCAGTGAGGAACAGCTCCGGAAGCCAATGCTGCAGGTCTTCGAAGAAACCTTACCGAATCTCTCAATTGTGAAAGATGAAGGGAATGGGAAATTCGATGTGAAGTGGAAAGAGGGAGGGAGCAAAATGTCCACGACCTGTGGTGGTGTAGGAAGAGATTTGCACGCTTCTCTGTTCCAGAGACTTTCGATTGCTTTTCCTTCGGAATGTCCTTCTTCGGTTCCTCAGTTTGGTGGTTTTGAATACTCTAGCAATACTG GGAGAACAGGATTTCTTAGTGATGCATGTTCAACTAGTCTGGAGGTGGAAAACAACCAAAGAGAAAAACCTAGCATGAAGGAAGACTGA